In Planctomycetia bacterium, a single window of DNA contains:
- a CDS encoding type II secretion system F family protein, which translates to MPVFQYEAMDAQGQEVKGVTDELANEEEAQQTIRAMGYFVTKITVKKARKGTVEKKKDGGRKKSFALGGVGGKLLTTFTRQLSILQDAGLPILRSLRILEGQQKGGALKNALIDVCDEIEAGATLSEAMAKCPKAFDRLYVNMIKAGEAGGALEVILRRLAEFQEKSQALKRKVVGAMIYPVMVVTVAVAIVTGIMYFIVPAFIKIFTDFEAELPPITLLLVAISSFVGNYWYTLPLFPVVFGLCIKLLRKFEAGRAGWDQFILKMPVFGQIIEKNIVARTTRTLGTLVSSGVPILEALNITKETSGNYIFENMYGKIYDAIREGESIARPMKEHSRPRFNPITLILWFIFVPVIGPLFYLMKVNQRIVDDLVVNMVDVGEETGELDTMLYKVADTYDEMVAVLTESLTKLIEPLLIVVLGGAVGFIVVALFMPLIGLIETLA; encoded by the coding sequence ATGCCCGTCTTTCAGTACGAAGCGATGGACGCCCAGGGGCAAGAAGTCAAAGGCGTCACCGACGAGCTCGCCAATGAAGAAGAGGCGCAGCAGACAATCCGGGCGATGGGATACTTCGTCACGAAGATCACCGTCAAGAAAGCCCGAAAAGGCACGGTCGAAAAGAAAAAGGACGGCGGGCGCAAGAAGTCGTTCGCGCTGGGCGGCGTGGGCGGCAAGCTGTTGACCACGTTCACGCGGCAATTGTCCATTCTGCAAGACGCCGGCCTGCCGATTCTGCGCAGCCTCCGCATTCTGGAAGGCCAGCAAAAAGGCGGCGCGCTCAAGAATGCGCTGATCGACGTCTGCGATGAAATCGAAGCCGGGGCCACGCTGTCGGAGGCCATGGCCAAGTGCCCGAAGGCCTTCGATCGACTCTATGTGAACATGATCAAGGCCGGCGAGGCCGGCGGCGCCTTGGAAGTCATTCTCCGTCGTCTGGCCGAGTTCCAGGAGAAGTCGCAAGCGCTGAAACGGAAAGTCGTCGGCGCCATGATCTACCCGGTGATGGTCGTCACCGTCGCCGTGGCGATCGTGACCGGCATTATGTATTTCATCGTGCCGGCGTTCATCAAGATCTTTACCGACTTCGAAGCCGAACTGCCGCCGATCACGCTGTTGCTGGTCGCGATCTCGTCCTTCGTCGGTAACTACTGGTACACGCTGCCGCTGTTTCCGGTCGTGTTCGGGCTCTGCATCAAGCTGCTGCGAAAATTCGAGGCCGGGCGCGCCGGGTGGGATCAATTCATCCTCAAGATGCCGGTGTTCGGACAGATCATCGAGAAGAACATCGTCGCGCGAACCACCCGCACGTTGGGCACGCTGGTCTCCAGCGGCGTACCGATCTTGGAAGCCCTGAACATCACCAAGGAAACCTCCGGCAACTACATCTTCGAGAATATGTACGGGAAGATTTACGACGCGATCCGCGAAGGTGAATCGATCGCCCGGCCGATGAAGGAACACTCCCGGCCGCGGTTCAATCCGATCACGTTGATCCTGTGGTTTATCTTCGTGCCGGTCATCGGCCCGCTGTTTTACCTGATGAAGGTGAATCAGCGAATCGTCGACGACCTGGTCGTGAACATGGTGGACGTCGGCGAGGAAACCGGCGAGCTCGATACGATGCTCTACAAAGTTGCCGACACGTACGACGAAATGGTCGCCGTGTTGACCGAAAGCTTGACCAAGCTCATCGAACCCTTGCTGATCGTGGTCTTGGGCGGCGCCGTCGGCTTCATCGTCGTGGCGTTGTTCATGCCGCTGATCGGCCTGATTGAAACCTTGGCGTAG
- a CDS encoding ATPase, T2SS/T4P/T4SS family — MAIRRIGQIFVDLGFINDDQLELLLEEQHSNRPDMLLGKVAEEMNLITDDQVAQALAEQLNMQAISLADVVIPPEVLGYVTEPMAQLYRICPISFRDGTLVVAMCDPQKLSIVDELRNFLGYDIRSVVATERDIKVALDRYYAASTDSVENVINQMENDEELAAAAELIGREGPIDLTSVEALADSAPVRKLLNMVLLLAIKDHASDLHFEPFENEFKIRIKADGVLYEMVPPPRHLAFAITTRIKVMANLDIAERRLPQDGRIELSVGGHPVDLRVAVLPTMFGESVVMRVLDRSVVKLDLNAVGMDQDILADFRKVIGKPNGIVLVTGPTGSGKTTTLYSALSELNHIEDKLITTEDPIEYDIDGIIQVPIDHSIGNSFAACLRSILRQDPDRILVGEIRDLETAEIAVQASLTGHMVFSTLHTNDAPSTITRMKDMGVQPFLITATVEAILAQRLVRRVCQRCKEEQQPTTEMLFDVGLTPDAIVGKKFFKGRGCEGCNNTGYKGRVGLFELMIMNDELRDMIVQNASTDELRNSAVSYGMITLRDNGLEKCYLGTTTLEEVIRETVVDG; from the coding sequence ATGGCCATTCGCCGTATCGGACAGATTTTCGTCGACTTGGGTTTTATCAACGACGACCAATTGGAACTGTTGCTCGAAGAGCAGCACTCCAATCGGCCCGACATGTTGTTGGGCAAGGTCGCCGAGGAAATGAACCTGATCACCGACGACCAGGTGGCGCAGGCGCTGGCCGAACAGTTGAATATGCAGGCCATCAGCCTGGCGGACGTCGTGATCCCGCCCGAAGTGCTGGGCTACGTCACCGAGCCGATGGCGCAACTGTATCGCATCTGCCCGATCAGCTTCCGCGACGGCACGTTGGTCGTGGCGATGTGCGATCCGCAGAAGTTGTCGATCGTCGACGAGCTGCGCAACTTCCTGGGCTATGACATCCGTTCGGTCGTGGCGACCGAACGGGACATCAAGGTCGCCCTCGACCGGTATTACGCGGCCTCGACCGACAGCGTCGAGAACGTGATCAACCAGATGGAGAACGACGAGGAACTGGCCGCCGCCGCGGAGTTGATCGGCAGAGAAGGTCCGATCGATCTGACCAGCGTCGAAGCGCTGGCCGATAGCGCGCCGGTCCGTAAGCTCCTCAACATGGTGCTGTTGTTGGCCATCAAGGACCACGCGAGCGATTTGCACTTTGAACCGTTCGAGAACGAATTCAAGATCCGCATCAAGGCCGATGGCGTGCTCTACGAAATGGTGCCGCCGCCGCGCCATCTGGCTTTCGCGATCACGACCCGCATCAAGGTCATGGCGAACCTCGATATCGCCGAGCGCCGCTTGCCGCAGGACGGCCGCATCGAGCTCAGTGTCGGCGGACATCCCGTCGACTTGCGCGTGGCGGTGCTGCCGACGATGTTCGGCGAGAGCGTCGTCATGCGAGTGCTCGACCGCAGCGTAGTGAAGCTCGACCTGAACGCGGTCGGCATGGATCAGGACATTCTGGCCGATTTCCGCAAGGTGATCGGCAAGCCGAACGGGATCGTGCTCGTCACCGGGCCGACGGGCTCCGGCAAAACGACGACGCTGTATTCCGCGCTCAGCGAATTGAATCACATCGAAGACAAGCTGATCACGACCGAAGACCCGATCGAGTACGACATCGACGGCATCATCCAGGTGCCGATCGACCATTCGATCGGCAACAGCTTCGCGGCCTGCCTGCGGTCGATTCTCCGGCAGGATCCCGATCGCATCCTGGTCGGCGAGATTCGCGACTTGGAAACCGCTGAGATCGCCGTGCAGGCGTCGCTCACCGGCCACATGGTGTTCAGCACGTTGCACACGAACGACGCCCCCAGCACGATCACGCGCATGAAAGACATGGGCGTACAGCCGTTCTTGATTACCGCCACGGTCGAGGCGATCCTCGCCCAGCGGCTGGTCCGGCGCGTCTGCCAGCGCTGCAAGGAAGAACAGCAGCCGACGACGGAAATGCTGTTCGACGTGGGACTCACGCCCGACGCCATCGTGGGCAAGAAGTTCTTCAAAGGTCGCGGCTGTGAAGGCTGCAACAATACCGGCTACAAGGGACGCGTCGGGTTGTTCGAGTTGATGATCATGAACGACGAGTTGCGCGACATGATCGTGCAGAACGCCTCGACGGATGAATTGCGCAACTCGGCCGTCAGCTACGGAATGATCACCCTCCGCGACAACGGCCTGGAAAAATGTTACCTCGGTACGACAACGTTGGAAGAAGTGATTCGAGAAACGGTCGTGGACGGATAA
- a CDS encoding type IV pilus twitching motility protein PilT, with amino-acid sequence MGTLLIDKLLQTVVNQGASDLHISVGQPPVVRLHGRMRKLETKVLTPDDTVGLMKSIAPERCQQELQEVGGADFGFAFGSAARFRVSIFKQRGNVGMVLRQIPNKFLTMEQLGLPSVCKELITRPRGLFLVTGPTGSGKSTSLASMINYINETLDHHIITIEDPIEFYHYHQKSTVNQREVGVDVPSFAEAIRRALRQDPDVILVGEMRDLETIEAAITAAETGHVVFGTLHTTGAQGTVNRIIDVFPTNQQDQIRTQLSVSIIGILSQALLPKIGGGRVAAYEMLVVNPAIGNLIRENKTFRITSAIQTGAKQGMILMDDALFSLWKNGTCIKEECLAKSNNPAELAARIASAERGLFDEDGEGGGPAKPEGAGGHG; translated from the coding sequence ATGGGCACACTGCTGATCGACAAGTTGTTGCAGACCGTGGTCAACCAAGGGGCCAGCGACCTGCACATTTCCGTCGGCCAACCGCCGGTCGTCCGCTTGCACGGGCGGATGCGGAAGCTGGAAACCAAGGTGCTCACGCCCGATGACACCGTCGGCCTGATGAAGAGCATCGCCCCAGAGCGATGCCAGCAGGAACTTCAGGAAGTCGGCGGGGCGGACTTTGGGTTCGCTTTCGGCTCGGCGGCCCGGTTCCGCGTGTCGATTTTCAAGCAGCGCGGCAACGTGGGCATGGTGCTCCGGCAGATTCCCAACAAGTTCCTCACCATGGAGCAGCTGGGTTTGCCGTCGGTTTGCAAGGAGTTGATCACGCGTCCCCGCGGGCTGTTTCTGGTGACCGGACCGACCGGCTCCGGAAAGAGCACCTCGCTGGCGAGCATGATCAATTACATCAATGAGACCCTCGATCATCACATCATCACGATCGAAGACCCGATCGAGTTCTACCACTACCATCAGAAATCGACGGTCAATCAGCGCGAGGTGGGCGTCGACGTGCCGAGCTTCGCCGAGGCGATTCGCCGGGCATTGCGTCAGGACCCGGACGTGATCCTCGTCGGCGAAATGCGCGACTTGGAAACGATCGAAGCGGCCATCACCGCCGCCGAAACGGGGCACGTCGTGTTCGGCACGCTGCATACGACGGGCGCCCAGGGCACCGTGAACCGCATCATCGACGTGTTCCCCACGAATCAGCAGGACCAGATTCGCACGCAGCTTTCCGTGTCGATCATCGGCATCTTGTCGCAGGCCCTGCTGCCCAAGATCGGCGGCGGGCGCGTCGCCGCGTATGAGATGCTGGTCGTCAATCCGGCCATCGGCAACTTGATCCGTGAGAACAAGACGTTCCGCATCACGTCGGCCATCCAAACCGGCGCCAAGCAAGGCATGATCCTGATGGACGATGCGCTCTTCTCGCTCTGGAAAAACGGTACATGCATCAAGGAAGAATGTTTGGCGAAGTCCAACAACCCCGCGGAGCTGGCGGCCCGCATCGCTTCAGCGGAACGCGGCCTGTTCGACGAAGACGGCGAAGGCGGCGGACCAGCGAAACCTGAAGGCGCCGGCGGGCACGGGTAG
- a CDS encoding ATPase, T2SS/T4P/T4SS family, whose amino-acid sequence MAAKKLDFREILIRLKIISPDQLAEAEQLAKQQRTKIADALIRLGYADSNDVARALAQEHGLEYVNLAEVKIPPSVVELLPESVARENCVLPLAENDGTLTVIVDDPLDYDTQEKLRFILNRDVRIALAPREQILEAINRNYGQTEGESADSMLQEFTDTAIDFTETVDDARGGEEIVDETSAPIVRLVQLIITEGVQLRASDIHIEPFEDRIRVRYRIDGVLVERDSPPRRLLGAVLSRLKILAKMDIAERRRPQDGRIKVTVGEKELDLRVSVLPTNHGQSVVMRILDKDSIKVGLRQLGLSEADFRVMQNLIRRPNGIILVTGPTGSGKTTTLYAALNDLNRPDRKIITAEDPVEYYLPGINQVEVRHSIGLDFARIIRSMLRQAPNIILVGEMRDSETAEMGIQASLTGHLVFSTLHTNDAPSAITRMVDMGVPAYLVASSVIAILAQRLVRVICMKCKQPYLPSEAQLEAAGISPEAAAKATFMKGKGCGNCQKSGYRGRMGIYEMMLMTGKIRELAFKGESSQNIRKAAVAAGMSTLYRDGMLKAMKGITSIEEVLRVSKKTEGDRVA is encoded by the coding sequence ATGGCTGCCAAGAAGCTCGATTTTCGCGAGATCCTGATCCGTCTGAAGATCATCAGCCCGGACCAATTGGCGGAGGCCGAGCAGCTCGCCAAGCAGCAGCGCACCAAAATCGCCGACGCTCTGATCCGGCTCGGTTATGCCGATAGCAACGACGTGGCCCGTGCGTTGGCCCAGGAGCACGGGCTGGAATACGTCAATCTCGCGGAAGTCAAGATTCCGCCGTCAGTTGTGGAGTTGCTGCCGGAGTCGGTCGCGCGGGAAAACTGCGTCCTACCGCTGGCCGAGAACGACGGCACACTGACCGTGATCGTGGACGATCCGCTCGATTACGATACCCAGGAAAAGCTGCGATTTATCCTGAATCGCGACGTGCGGATCGCCCTGGCGCCGCGCGAGCAAATCCTGGAGGCCATCAATCGCAATTACGGGCAGACCGAAGGCGAGTCGGCCGACTCCATGCTTCAGGAGTTCACGGACACCGCCATCGACTTCACGGAAACGGTCGATGACGCCCGGGGGGGCGAGGAAATCGTTGACGAAACCAGCGCGCCAATCGTCCGCTTGGTGCAGTTGATCATCACCGAAGGCGTCCAGCTGCGGGCTTCGGACATCCACATTGAGCCATTTGAGGATCGCATCCGGGTCCGCTACCGGATCGACGGCGTGCTGGTCGAACGCGATAGCCCCCCCAGACGGTTGTTGGGCGCCGTGCTGTCACGTCTCAAGATTCTCGCCAAGATGGACATCGCCGAGCGGCGACGCCCCCAGGACGGGCGGATCAAGGTGACGGTCGGCGAGAAAGAGCTCGATCTCCGCGTCAGCGTGCTGCCGACTAACCACGGTCAATCCGTGGTTATGCGTATTCTGGATAAAGACAGCATCAAAGTCGGTTTGCGGCAGCTGGGGCTCTCGGAGGCCGACTTCCGGGTGATGCAAAACCTGATTCGACGCCCGAACGGGATCATCCTCGTCACCGGGCCGACTGGTTCCGGAAAGACCACGACGCTGTACGCCGCGCTCAACGACTTGAACCGCCCGGACCGGAAAATCATCACCGCCGAGGACCCGGTCGAGTACTACCTGCCGGGCATCAATCAGGTCGAAGTTCGCCACAGCATCGGGCTCGACTTCGCGCGGATCATCCGTTCCATGCTGCGGCAGGCGCCCAATATCATCTTGGTCGGCGAGATGCGTGACAGCGAGACAGCGGAGATGGGCATTCAAGCATCTTTGACTGGACACTTGGTCTTCAGTACACTACATACGAACGATGCGCCCAGTGCTATTACGCGCATGGTCGACATGGGCGTGCCGGCATATCTGGTCGCAAGCAGCGTGATTGCCATTCTCGCCCAGCGTTTGGTGCGCGTGATTTGCATGAAATGCAAGCAACCGTATCTGCCCAGCGAGGCTCAGTTGGAAGCGGCGGGGATCTCACCGGAGGCCGCCGCGAAGGCCACCTTTATGAAGGGAAAGGGCTGCGGAAACTGTCAGAAATCGGGCTATCGGGGACGCATGGGCATCTACGAGATGATGCTCATGACGGGCAAGATCCGGGAGCTGGCGTTCAAGGGAGAATCGTCACAAAACATTCGTAAGGCGGCAGTTGCGGCCGGTATGAGTACCCTTTACCGCGACGGCATGTTGAAAGCGATGAAAGGGATCACCAGCATCGAAGAAGTGCTACGAGTTTCGAAGAAGACCGAGGGTGATCGAGTCGCCTAA
- a CDS encoding carbonic anhydrase, whose amino-acid sequence MEKILRGVHEFQTQDFPPQREYYEKLAAKQQKPIALFITCSDSRVIPHQITRTEPGDLFQLRTAGNIIPPYGAVVSGESATVEYSIAVLGVKNIIVCGHSQCGAIKALIEAENLDELPAVKSWFAHAESTRRIVRQKYEHLSSAERAVAATEENVLVQMNNLSTHPYVAARLATGDLNIYGWYYDIATGQILQYDQPEGEFLPFDGEVRAAAPLPLRGRMTGNGLRLAKAMNGSGE is encoded by the coding sequence ATGGAAAAGATCCTTCGCGGCGTCCACGAGTTTCAAACTCAGGACTTTCCGCCCCAGCGGGAATATTACGAAAAGCTCGCGGCCAAGCAGCAAAAGCCGATCGCGCTGTTCATCACCTGTTCCGATAGCCGCGTGATTCCGCATCAAATCACGCGCACGGAGCCCGGCGACCTGTTTCAATTGCGCACGGCGGGCAACATCATTCCGCCGTACGGCGCCGTGGTCAGCGGCGAAAGCGCCACGGTGGAGTATTCGATCGCCGTGCTGGGCGTGAAGAACATCATCGTCTGCGGTCATTCGCAGTGCGGCGCCATCAAGGCGCTGATCGAGGCCGAGAACCTGGATGAACTGCCGGCCGTGAAGAGTTGGTTCGCCCACGCGGAATCGACGCGCCGCATCGTGCGCCAAAAATACGAACACCTCTCGTCGGCCGAGCGAGCCGTCGCCGCTACGGAGGAGAATGTGCTCGTCCAGATGAACAATCTGAGCACGCATCCTTACGTCGCGGCCCGATTGGCAACCGGGGACCTGAACATCTATGGCTGGTACTACGACATCGCCACGGGCCAGATTCTGCAATACGATCAGCCGGAAGGCGAATTCCTGCCGTTCGACGGCGAAGTGCGGGCCGCGGCTCCGTTGCCGCTGCGCGGTCGCATGACTGGCAATGGGTTGAGACTCGCCAAGGCGATGAACGGGTCGGGCGAATGA